The following nucleotide sequence is from Trifolium pratense cultivar HEN17-A07 linkage group LG2, ARS_RC_1.1, whole genome shotgun sequence.
GTTCCAAGAGTATGCATACTCCATAGACGCTCTTAGAATTTTGGGTTGGGCCTAACTGATCAATCTTACAAAACTAGCTTCTAAGGTGAGAATTGCcccccacttataaacatatcttCAGGTCATCTCTCACCCAATGCGGGACTCTTAAGAGATGCTATAACAATGTATATTTCATAAAATCAGTCCAAAAAAACCACAAGGATATTGATTTGAATCACTAGCTTATAACAATAACTACTAGATGCCAAACCAAAAGATCTCAAAACCCCTCCTTCAACAAGAGAGTTCAATTTAAAATAGCTAttgaaatgaatttttttaatttctttatataATTACAAGCAGCGTGATTGAAATCTGAATAGAGATTCAGTAATACATTAGCACACATGCACGCATGACTACGACTATAAATCATATGTTAATTCCAAAaagggtgaaaaaaaaaaacaaaggagaTACGCAATTGATGAAATATGGACCCacaaagttaaaattaattCCATATGCAAAAGAAAGCTTAGCATGCGTAGATGATAAAAATGCTCAAAAATACATTGATTGAATATTAATACTGTCGTTTTCCAATATCATGAGAAAAGGATCGAGAGTGGTAGTTTTGGTAAAAAGAAGAAGCGAATGAATCGAATAATTGGATATAGGGTTACGAAAATTGggtgagagaaagaaaaaaagagtagCCACACTAGTTAGTTAGGTTATGGAGGAATCAAAGTGAGAAGAAGAAGTAACAGTAAATCATATACCTCAACGGCTCAATGTGATGATGGGAGGGAGGCGAAGAAGGCAGCACAGCACAGCAGCGGAGGGAATGGCCGTGGAgcacaattttatttatttttagggtttttttttttatcgattGGAAATAAAGGAAAGCAACAAGAAAAAAACTATAGCCAATCCGCTGTATGTAAGACTCCACATGTATCTGCATAATATTCGATTGAGGATGATGAGATTGAGAAGTGtccacaataattttttatatattttatttcacCCTTGTATTATTTGTagtatttctttttcaatattttactcttttttttgggtacattttttcaatatttttctaaaaacaCTTGGATAATAtatatcttgttattattttttttaatccacTTAGACTACATTATCAATTTATaacaattacaaaaaaaaaatgcataaatcagtaaaaaaatagaaaatacataataacacacacaaaaaaaaaaaaaatcattgtgtTAAGGTTCATTCAAAGTGggaaaaaaatactcatttaaacttagaagaagagaaaaacacaTTTAGAAATCTCATCATTAGCGTCAAACCCatcaaaattttagaaaatccGTCAAAATCTTGTATTTAAAACCTTCAACGCTAAacaaggaaaataaaaacatagagAACTCAAAGAGGGAGAACGACATATTGAGAGACAAATGGACATGTAAGAAAGAAACATGGTTGGAGTTAGTCTATCAAAGAGGGAAATATTATGCTTCACTTAATCAAATACAAGAAGGTTAATTGAAAATTTGGGAAGAGGAATTAGCGATTTAAggaatatattattttcaatttcatatgGTTTGTTTAATGCGCATGATGTGATTAAGACATTATATgataagaaattgaaaaaaaataaattaaagtatgATAGTGACAAAGATAAACACTTATCGGTATATGCATGATAAAAAAACATGATAACATTAatatttactatattttttttaagtttaattatataatgatttttatttttcactatgACATGATAAAATATCTTTACAAACTAGAttgaaacaaaatataataatacaaatattatagaataaaaattataactacGGGGATAGAGCAAGATTAATTTACCTTATTATATTgactcaacaaaacaaaatataatacaaaTATTTGATCTCTTCTTATCAACTTCTACGTGTCTAAATTAactcgaattttttttttaaaaaaaactaaatatctTGCGAATCAcgtttcaaaaattaaaaaaaagttatcgcATGATATTTTCTCGAATGAAAAATGATGACATGGATCATTCTCATCTTGTGCTATATTTTTggtaggaaaatgctaaacagtgcccccggggcactagttaaggatacaaatatagaagttttatctcgtaaattgtgcattcaatgttttaatgatgtgaaaagttattctctctcatcattaactttatcatttgtttccttttttagtatgcttaactagtgccccaggggcactgtttagcatgaccctttttgGTATATTCTGATTTGTGCTTTTAATATTCCTAACTAATACTAATAGactaagagtttaattgatatgcatttacggtgtaaaatagttttatattatcgtccaataaataataatcattttgtcatgtcatgtcaagaaagtgagGTGAAGttgggtgatgtggcggaaaacatggttggtattaattgacaatataaaattattttataccatctgtatatatcaattaaatccatagactaattatttttatttaaggaaTAATAGACTAATAGATTCGCCCGGAGTATTAATTTAGGAAATAAAAAGTAGGATAAGGATTAGTTTAACCCGTGCGTGCGTGTGCTAGACTATTGGTTTAACAAGACAAAACTTAAgtgagattttattttatttttttatttttgacatatTAAGTGAGATTTTATAGCATGTATAAATATGACAGTTATATTCCATATCATCTTACACACCATCTCCTAGtcatcttctttctttcttaataCATCCCTTTGCATGCAAATTGACAGATCATAATGTTGAAAATTGGAAAGAATATTCCGACAAGGTTCGAGAGATTAGCCACGATGTTTAAGAGTGATGAGGTGGCACGAGTGACAATATGTGAAAGCAGTGGAAGCGAACACTCACCTGAAACTGAAAGTTCAACTGATTTATCAGATCTTGTGAATTCGTTCATGGAGAAGAGTTCTGTGAGAGCAGTACTAGGAAAAGAAGACGTGGCCGTTCTTCATGATAAGGAGAATTGCAACATTGAATGGTTCGATTATTCGGAGAAGAAGGAAATCCTGCAAGAGATTTTTGGTTGTGGTTATGATGTAGTGAAAGAAGGGATTAAAAGAGAGACTGAAATTGCAATTCAAGTTGTTGCTGGAGACAAGTCTTCTCCTGAATACAAACGCCTCATCATGTCATGCTTGCGGGAGAGAGGTTTTGATGCTGGTAAATTATTAGTATTTACTTTTCCTTAattcatttacttttttttgtttacaatgagccgGGGATCGAACACATGACCAATAATATACTATTCAAACCCTTCACTACTGTATCAAACCTAGTGTGACTTAATGATTAATTTCTACGTTTGATGAACAGGCCTTTGCAAAACTAAGCGGGAAACAAAAGGAAGATTTATAGCGGGTGACTACGAGTACATTGATATGAATTATGGTGGAAATCGATACATTGTTGAAATATCCCTAATGTCTGAATTCGAAATAGCTCGTCCAACAAATCAATATAATTCTTTGCTTGATGTTTTCCCATTTGTATTTGTTGGTAAAGTGGAAGAGCTAAAAAAGGTTGTGAGGCTAATGTGTAATGCTATGAAGGACTCTATGAAAACAATGGATATGCCTGTTCCTCCATGGAGAAGAAATAGTTACATGCAAGCTAAGTGGTTCAACACTTACAAGAGAACAACTAATGAAGTTGCAGCTTCAAAGTTCAATATTGGATTTGAAGCAAAACCTTTGAAAGCATACAATTACAGGGATAAATTTTTTGGGAGTAAAATTGCTTCCAAAGTTGGCTATTTAACTACTGCATTCAATGGCATTGGaatctaattaataattatagttATATTGAAGAAGCATGTGTATATAAATTAGTACTTAACTCCTTAGCATAGAGGTCTTTAGAATAGTTTCCTAGTGCTGTGATATGGCATAATTTTCCCTTTTGAGTTGGTAAGATTTTggaatcatcatattttatttctttatttattcaCAAGATTATAATTTAACggaaattacaataaaatatatatattttatattttattttgtgattttgcattttctttttgtgatttcgtcATTTCATGTCTCATTGTTTTGTTGGTCATTAACATTGCAAATCCGAAAGTATAAAGTATTTCGGTGATTTTAATCTTACTACATTATTTATAGTCATTTTGTCGTTTTATAGTATTAATTTAGATGTTGAGTTTGTTTacaaaattatatttcttatttttattgatatttaatttatatttgtttctatTAATACTTTACCAATTTAAAATGCATATATTTGGAGAAGTCAAAAATTCATTGAATCCCTTAAAATACTAAAGTTAGTAAGTCAATCCACACTTCAATTTTCTTCACGCTTTGTATGGTAGATTTGGACGGTACAACTCAAACACAAAAGCTTACGGATACGCCAAACTAAAGTAGAAATAGACCTATTAAACTTGCAAATTGCAATTGTCATTAATCATATCAACAAGAATTTTCTAGTAACTTTCTATTATAAGGTGGGTGATATTCTCCCTCTAAGCCTTGTCTAGACCATGGTACATGTCCCACATCTCAACATGAAAAATATCACACATTTCAATCCTCCTAACGTAGCCTTAATTTGATCCATTTGCCATCAAAATTCCGAAGAAGTCCAATGCACCTTGCATGAGTACCTGCTCGCTTCCAAGCTCCATCACTGTTGAGTTTAACTCATCCAATATGAGGTCGCTTCCAATCAATGTATATAGTTTTCTTCTATCGAGGTCTTCTATACTTCGAATGTATAGTATTTGGCTTCGATTTCTTTATAGTGAACATTTGGATCACCGATGTTGGCTTGGCCGGTCTTTGGAAGTCAGCTTCAAAAATAGTTTTATTTCGCCACGTCAATAAATACCAACAAGCCGCCATGAAAGGTAGATTTCCAAGTAGTTGGGTTATCTCCAATCCTTGTTTTATTGAGGTTGTTGAAGATCCACTCCTCTTGcaatcaaaagaaagaagaaaacaaaagttACATAGTTAGAAGGGAAAAGTTTGATCCATACATGGGTGGCATAAATGCAGTCAAGAAGAACATGTAGGACTCATCCTCTATAGCACAACACAAACATGTAGGGGAGATACCAACCCCCACTTGTTTATGCGAAAGTTGGTAAGGATCTTTCCATGCGCAGCCAACCAAATAAAGGTTTGAACGATGCAAAATCATCCTATTCCAAAGCGTCTTTCAATTACTCTTCACACCCGGAAAGGTCACCTGCTATAAATGGAAAGCACTTTGAACcgtaatttaataaatatttctattatgtatgttgagtaagttaaataaaaatatttgtgtgAAAAAACTCCCCTTACAAGAAAATCATATctaatttgttaaaa
It contains:
- the LOC123910066 gene encoding uncharacterized protein LOC123910066, translating into MLKIGKNIPTRFERLATMFKSDEVARVTICESSGSEHSPETESSTDLSDLVNSFMEKSSVRAVLGKEDVAVLHDKENCNIEWFDYSEKKEILQEIFGCGYDVVKEGIKRETEIAIQVVAGDKSSPEYKRLIMSCLRERGFDAGLCKTKRETKGRFIAGDYEYIDMNYGGNRYIVEISLMSEFEIARPTNQYNSLLDVFPFVFVGKVEELKKVVRLMCNAMKDSMKTMDMPVPPWRRNSYMQAKWFNTYKRTTNEVAASKFNIGFEAKPLKAYNYRDKFFGSKIASKVGYLTTAFNGIGI